Genomic segment of Thiomonas sp. FB-Cd:
GATGCTAGCCTGCTCCCGATTGCTTGTAAAGGCGCTGACGAACACGGATCCACGATGCAGAAAATCCACGTGTTGCTCACCAAGGAAGAACTCGACGACCAGCGTTTGGACGGTCGGGTCGTCATTGTGCTGGACGTGCTCTTTGCCACCACATCGGCGCTGGCCGCGCTGCAAGCAGGTGCCAGCTCGGTGATCCCTGCGCTGGACGCGGACCATGCGCGCCGCTTGGCTTCGGAGCTTGCTGTCGGAAGCGCCATCCTGAGTGGTGAACTGGATGCCGAGACCCTGCCAGGCTTTGCCCATCCGACTCCCCTGGCGCTGCTGCGCCATGAGCTGCAAGGTCGCGATCTCGTTTACAGCACCACCAATGGCACGGTTGCGCTGCGCAAAGCATTGCCAGCGGCTCATGTTTATGCCGCCAGCTTGCGCAATGCCCGGGCCACCATCGCGCATGTGTTGCGCGAGCACGCGCGCAGCACCGTTCTGATCGTGTGTGCCGGGTCGAGCGAACAATTCAATCTGGAGGATTTCTACGGCGCGGGGCTTCTCGTATCGTGCCTGCAACAGGCCCCCGGGCAGCGAAGCTATTCCGATGCCGCGCTTGCGGCGGCCTTCTTGCAGCAGGGCAGCGACGCCTTGCGCTGCTTGGCTGATTCGCGCGTGGGCCGCCTGATGGCCTCGCGGGGGCTTGACGCGGAAGTGCACTATGCCGCGCAAATCCACGTGGATTCGGTGGTCGCCCGTGTGGTGGATGGGCGGCTCACGCGCGTCGCCGCCTAGACGCTGCGCCTGGCGATGGATCACCATGACGTGACCTTGCCGAGTGGCGTGCGTTTGCATGCCGCAAGCGTTGGCGCAGCAGGAAAGCGACTGCTGCTGTTTGTCCACGGTTTTCCCGAATGCTGGGCCGCGTGGCAGGCGCTGCTGCACGCATTCGGGGGCGATTATTTCGCTGTGGCGCCCGACCTCCGGGGCTATAACCTGTCGGGCAAACCGCAGGGCGTTGCCGCCTACCGCGTGCAGCCGTTGATGGACGATCTGCGCGGTCTTCTGGCACATTTCGGCTATCGGCAATGCATCCTGGTTGCCCACGATTGGGGAGGCGCTGTGGCGTGGAGCCTCGCCGTGCACCATCCGGAACTGGTTTCTCGACTGGTCATCATCAATTCGCCCCACCCTGTTGCGTTTGCCCGCGCCCTGAGCCACGATCGGGCACAGCAGTCAGCAAGTCAGTACATGCTGCGTTTGCGTGAGCCGGACGCCGCCGCGTTGCTGTTGCGTGATGATTGCGCGCGCCTGTTGGCGCTTTTTCGGAACCCGGTGAGCGGGCTCAGCGCGCTGAGCCAGGCGCAGATCGACCTGTATAAGCAAGCTTGGCAGATCCCCGGTGCGATGGATGCCATGCTGAACTACTACCGG
This window contains:
- a CDS encoding 2-phosphosulfolactate phosphatase, translating into MQKIHVLLTKEELDDQRLDGRVVIVLDVLFATTSALAALQAGASSVIPALDADHARRLASELAVGSAILSGELDAETLPGFAHPTPLALLRHELQGRDLVYSTTNGTVALRKALPAAHVYAASLRNARATIAHVLREHARSTVLIVCAGSSEQFNLEDFYGAGLLVSCLQQAPGQRSYSDAALAAAFLQQGSDALRCLADSRVGRLMASRGLDAEVHYAAQIHVDSVVARVVDGRLTRVAA
- a CDS encoding alpha/beta fold hydrolase — its product is MDHHDVTLPSGVRLHAASVGAAGKRLLLFVHGFPECWAAWQALLHAFGGDYFAVAPDLRGYNLSGKPQGVAAYRVQPLMDDLRGLLAHFGYRQCILVAHDWGGAVAWSLAVHHPELVSRLVIINSPHPVAFARALSHDRAQQSASQYMLRLREPDAAALLLRDDCARLLALFRNPVSGLSALSQAQIDLYKQAWQIPGAMDAMLNYYRASPLMPPTAQRRGAAGLELEAGAFIVGMPTLVIWGEQDHALLPVLLDGLETVVPDLRIQRVPDGSHWVVHERPEVVEAAIRGFLAEG